The genomic region AGAAATTAAAAGAAGGTATAAGATTAGAAGATTATAACTTATATATGGGAATTTTCCGTGGCACAGTGTTAGGGGTATATGCTAACAAACCTAGTGAAATAAAACCACCATTGTTTATTTTCCCTAATTTAGTTGTTAAAGCAGATTTAATTTATCTGTTAAATGAAGAACCGCCTTTTAATACAATGGAAAAAATGTTAGATTTAATTGAGTCCTATACCCGATAGTAAAATAGGGAGATTGCTTTTGTTTACAAACTAAGGGAGATTTATCTTAAAAAAGGGATAAATCTCCCTTTTTTCTTGCGGGAAACATAAGTTTGGTATAGAATAAATGGAGAGGTGATTTAAATGAGAATAATGGGGATCGACCCTGGTTTAGCTATAGTTGGTTTTGGAATTATCGATATAGATGGTAGAAAAGTTAAAGTAGTAGATTATGGTACGGTACAAACTGACAGTTCCTTAAGTTATACCGATAGATTACTTTGTGTAGGGAATTCACTGGAAAAAATATTAAAAATTTATCAGCCCGATGCTGTAGCAATAGAAGAATTGTTTTTTAATAAGAACTCGAAAACAGCCTTTGCCATCAGTCAAGTTAGGGGAGTTATTATTTACACTGTATTAAAAAAGAAAATTCCCCTTTTTGAATATACTCCTTTACAAGTTAAGCAAGGAGTTGTAGGATATGGAAGGGCTACTAAAAATCAAGTACAGTTAATGGTTAAAACCCTCTTAAACTTAAAGGAGATTCCCAAACCCGATGATGCTGCAGACGGATTGGCCGTTGCTTTATGCCATAAGAATTTTTTAAACTTAAACAGTATAACTTTACAGGGAGTGATTAAATGATAGCCTTTGTTCGAGGTACTTTATTAGAAATAGAAGGAGATAGTGTTGTTATAGATTGTGGAGGGTTGGGGTACCGAATATATACCCCTACAACGACAATAAGTCAACAAATAGGGGATGAATTATTATTACATACCTATCAATTAGTTAGGGAAGATGATATCTCTTTATATGGTTTTGTAGATAAACAACAACTTAATATATTTAAAAAATGTATTTCTGTTTCAGGAATTGGTCCTAAAAGTGCTTTAGGTATTTTAAATGGACTTAAAATTGACCAAATTTATCATGGTATTCACAGAGAAGATTATAGCATTTTTACTAAAATATCCGGTATTGGTAAAAAGACAGCCCAACGTTTAGTATTAGAATTAAAGGATAAAATTAAAATTGAATTAGAAAATCTTCAAAACCTAGAAACTATAAAAAATGTAGGAGATGATAATAAATTCAACAACCTGCTATTAGATCAAGTAATAGATGCATTACTAAGTTTAGGATATAAACGAAAAGAAGTAGAAGATTCCGTAAAAAGGGTAATCACTTCAGGAGAAAGGGATATTAGTGTTATAATTAAAGAAGTACTTAAAGAAAAAGGTTTAGGGAGGTAAAGAATTTGGAAGGAAGGATTGTTTCAGCCAATATCCAACGGGAAGATATAGATAATAATACAGAACTATCCCTAAGACCTAAAGGATTAGCAGAATATATAGGTCAAAACAAAGTTAAGGAAAATTTAGCTATATTTATTCAAGCAGCTAAGGCTAGGAAAGAAGCTTTAGATCATGTTTTGCTGTACGGTCCCCCTGGTTTAGGGAAAACCACATTGGCTAATATCATTGCAAATGAAATGGGAGCAGGATTTAAGGTTACTTCAGGGCCAACCATTGAAAGGGCAGGGGATTTAGCGGCAATTCTCTCTAGTTTACAGCCCTATGATATACTCTTTATCGATGAAATTCATCGCTTAAATAGGGCAGTAGAAGAGGTGTTATACCCTGCCATGGAAGATTTTGCCTTAGATATTATGTTAGGTAAAGGGCCAGGAGCCCAATCAGTTAGAATTGAAATACCACCTTTTACTTTAGTGGGAGCAACTACTAGGGCAGGATCTTTATCATCTCCTTTAAGGGATAGATTTGGAGTAGTAAGTAAATTAGAATTTTATGATGAAGAACAGCTCAAGGAAATTGTGTTAAGGGCTAGTAAAATTTTAGGTGTACAAATCACCGATGATGGGGCTGGGGAAATAGCAAGGCGTTCAAGGGGAACCCCAAGAATAGCTAATAGAATCTTAAAAAGAGTTCGGGATTTTGCTCAAGTTAAAGGAGAAGGTGTTATTGATCTTAAAACAGCAAAGGAAGGCTTGAATTTATTGGAGATTGATGAATTAGGCCTTGATAAAACCGATAGAATTATTATTGATACTATTATCGAATGTTTTGGAGGAGGACCTGTAGGGGTAGAAAGTTTAGCTGCTACTATTAGTGAGGAAGTTAATACTATAGAAGACGTTTACGAACCTTTTTTACTTCAAATAGGTTTGATTAGTCGAACTCCAAGGGGTAGAATAGTAACAGCAAAAGGATATCAACACTTAGGGAAACTCCATAAATATAAACTTGAGGGTGGTGCCGATGAATAGTGGGAAATACCTTATCATTATAGGTGGTATAATTTTATTGTTAGGTATTTACCTTTATTTTGGGGGAAAACTTCCGCCTTTATTTAGATTGCCAGGAGATATTGTTTATAAAGGGGAAAACACTACTATTTTTATTCCAATAACAACTATGATTATAATTTCTTTGATATTAAATTTAATTCTAAAGATATTCAAATAATTTTATCCTATATATTATTAAGTAAAATTTTATGCAGGATTAAAGGAAATTATGTCGAATTTATTGAAGGATAGATGAAATACAGCAATAGAAAGAGGTAATATTATGGAATTAAAGGATTTTGATTTCTATTTACCAGAACATTTGATAGCACAACAGCCAACTAAAAAGCGGGATGAGTCCCGCCTGTTAGTCCTTTATAAAAAAGAGAAAAAAATAGAACACAAAAAATTTTTTCAGTGTATAGACTATTTAAATCCAGAAGATTTATTGATTTTTAATGATACAAAAGTATTACCGGCGAGACTGTTTGGGCAAAAAGAATCAGGAGCAAAGGTTGAAGTAATGCTATTAAATGAAGTGGGTCAAGGTAAATGGGAATGCTTAGCAAAGCCAGGGAAAAAGCTAAAGGTTGGGAGTAAAGTGGTGTTTCCCCTTGGTTTAGAAGGGGTAGTTGAAGGTGATACGGATTTTGGAGGGAAAAGAATCCAGTTTAATAAACATAGTGGAGAGTTTCTAGAAACTATTGATAAAATTGGGGAATTACCTTTACCACCATATATAAAGGAAAAACCAGAAGATTATAACCGTTATCAAACGGTTTATGCAAAAAAAGAGGGCGCTGTTGCTGCACCTACTGCAGGTCTTCACTTCACTGAAGAGCTTTTGAATAAAATTAGGGAAAAAGGAATACAAACGGCCTTTGTCACTTTACATGTAGGATTGGGAACTTTCCGACCTGTTCAAGTTGATAATATTTTAGAACACAAAATGCATAGTGAATTTTATTCACTCCCTCAGGAAACAGTTGAGGCCATAGAAAGATGTAAAAAAAATAATGGTAGAGTTATAGCAGTTGGTACAACAGTTGTAAGAACCTTAGAAACTGTAGGGAGTACTGAAGAAAAACTTAAAGCCAAGTCTGGGTGGACTGATATCTTTATCTATCCGGGATATAATTTTAAAGTAGTAGATGGATTGTTTACTAATTTTCATCTACCAAAAAGTACTTTAATTATGTTAGTCAGTGCTTTTGCGGGTAGAGAGACTACTTTATGGGCTTATGAACAAGCAGTGAAGGAAGGATATAGATTTTTTAGCTTTGGAGATAGTATGCTAATCATTTAATAGGAGGCGTTATAAGTGGCAGTAAAATATACATTATTAAAACAATGTCCAGATACAGGAGCTAGAGCAGGAATTCTTCATACACCCCATGGAGATATTGAAACACCTATATTTATGCCAGTAGGAACTTTAGCAACAGTAAAGACTATGGAACCTAAAGATTTAAAAGAAATAGGTGCTCAAATTATTTTAAGCAATACATACCATTTATACTTAAGACCTGGGCATCAATTAGTAGAAAAAGCCGGTGGTCTCCATAAATTTATGAACTGGGATAGACCTATCCTTACTGATAGTGGAGGTTTTCAGGTATTTAGCTTAGGGGATTTAAGGAAAATATCTGAAGAAGGGGTGGAATTTAGATCCCATCTAGACGGTTCTAAACATTTTTTTACCCCTGAAAAAGTAATGGAAATCCAAAATGCCTTAGGTTCTGATATAATTATGGCCTTTGATGAGTGTATACCTTACCCTGCTACCTATGAATATGCAAAGAATTCTTTGGAGAGAACTACAAGATGGCTAAAACGCTGTATCGCAGCCCATAAAAATCCCCACAGTCAAGCTTTATTTGGGATTATTCAAGGTGGGATGTATTTAGACTTAAGGACTCAAAGTGCTGAAGAAATATTAGCCCTTGATTTACCTGGCTATGCTGTAGGGGGGTTAAGTGTAGGAGAACCTAAAGAAGAGATGTATAAAGTTTTAGAACACACAGTACCTATGATGCCTAAGGATAAGCCCCGTTATTTAATGGGAGTAGGTTCTGACGATGCACTTCTTGAAGGGGTATATAGGGGTATAGATATGTTTGACTGTGTTTTACCAACTAGAATTGCTAGAAATGGTACTGCTATGACTAGCCATGGACGGGTAGTAGTGAGAAATGCAGCGTACAGTGAAGATTTTACTCCATTAGATCATAATTGTGATTGTTATGTTTGTCAAAACTTTACTAGGGCATATATCAGACATTTAGTAAAATGTAATGAAATTTTAGGATTAAAGTTAATTTCTTATCATAATCTCTACTATTTGTTAGATTTTATGAGGAAAATCCGTCAAAGTATTTTAGATGGAACCTTTCCTCAGTATTATAAAGAAAAAATAAAACTTATAAATGAAGGGAGAGAAAAACAATGCAAGGATTATTAGAAACATTAATAGGCTTTTCTCCATTAATCTTAGTCTTTGTGTTTTTCTGGTTTTTCTTAATTAGACCACAGAAAAAACAACAAGAACAACGACAAAAGATGTTAAATGAATTAAAAAAAGGTGATAAGATTATCACCATTGGTGGTATTTATGGGACAATTACAGAAATCAATGATAATAAGATAACAATTAGAATAGCAGATAAAGTTGAAGTTAAAGCAGAAAAATATGCAGTAGATAAAGTTCTTTAAGCATATTTCCCCTCTTTTATCATAAGTTTTATTAGATAAAAAAGAGGGGTGTTAAAAATGGCGAAATTTCGTAGATCGCGAAAAAAGAAAAACTATAAACCAGAAGGGAATGCTGGTATTAAAAGCTATCTTTTTGGTGTCGGTACCAGTATCTTAGTGACCTTTGTGTTGCTACTTGTATGGGCTTTAGTCTTATCAGTATCAACAATACCAGAAAGTAGTGGTGAGATTTTTGGTATATTTACTATAATTCTCAGTGTTTTTTCTGGTGGTTTTGTTTGTGCTATGAAACAGGGGAAAAATGGTTGGCTAAGTGGTGGTATTGTAGGCCTTATCTACTTTTTTGTAGTAATAATTATTATATCTAGCATTCCTTCCTTAAGTTTATCTTTATTTTCTTTAGTAAATCTCCTTCTTTCCTTTATAATAGGGGGAATAGGAGGAACCTTAGCTCTAAATTTGTAAAATTAGTAATAATTTCATGAAAAAAATGAAATAATAATTCTTTAATGGTGTTATAATAAAAATGCAAGATAAAAAAATCTTGCAAAGGAGGATTTTATGGCTAAAAGAAAGCACCTTATACCTGAAGCATCCAGTGTAATGGAACGTTTCAAGTATGAAACAGCAGAAGAGCTAGGTTTAGCCGATAAAGTCCGTAAAGTTGGTTGGAAAAACATGACATCTCGGGAATGTGGAATGGTTGGTGGCATGATGGTTAAAAAAATGATTGCTGCCATGGAAAAATTAAATGAAGAGAGATAGTCATGGAACCAGAAAAGAGGCTCATTTGAGCCTCTTTAAATTTTACCTATTTTAGTTGTTTCTTTAAATAAGGAGATATGTCGAGTATCATTGATACTATCATTTTTTATATGCATTTTATACCATAGGGCTAAAATATATATTGTCCAGAGTTTTCGACCGTAATCAGCTTTACCCTTTTGATGAATCTTAAATAATCTTTCAATATAATCAAGATTTATATATTTCCCAATACCACTAAGTTTAATAGTTTTTAATACTTCTTGCCCTTGTTTATCCCTTAAAAATTTAGCTATTGGAACAGGGAAACCTAACTTTTTCCTATTAACAATAAAATCTGGGACTATATCAGCTAAAGCTTCCCTTAAAATAGCTTTAGTTTGTGTTGGAGTTATGGAATATTCAGTGGGAATTTGACTGGCAACTTTAAAAACTTCAATATCTAAAAATGGAACCCTTAACTCTAAAGAATTTGCCATAGACATTTTGTCACCCTTTGTTAATATATCTCCTGGTAACCAAGTATAAATATCAATTATTTGCATCTGTTTTACAGGGTCTAAGTCTTTATAATCTTCATAAATATCTTTAACTAATTCAAAGGGGCCTTTATATGCTAAGTTTTTATTTACTAAAATATCTTTTACTTCATCGGTAAAGATTTTAGCATTTCCTAAAAATCTATGGGTTAAAGGAGTTGTTCCCCTTAACAAATAATTTTTACCATAAAAGTTAGGAAGGGGTTTAATTATTTTATTTAAGCCCTTTTTTAAACTATCAGGTAAAATTTCAAATCTTTTTAATGCTAAAGGTTCTTGGTAAATTCCATAACCAGCAAATAGCTCATCAGCACCTTCACCGGATAACACAACTTTTACTTTAGTAGATGCTAATTTAGAGACTAAGTAAAGGGCAATAGCAGAAGGATCAGCTACTGGTTCATCAATAAAGTGAATGAAATCAGGAATACTATTAAAATATTCTTCTTCTTTAATTACCCATTTATGGTGGATAGAATTTAAAAATTCAGCTGTTTGGGAAGAATAGATACACTCATTATTAGGTCCTTCAAAGCCTACAGAAAATGTATTAATCCGTCTAAATTTGCTCATTAAGCAAGCAATAGCGGTAGAATCAATACCTGATGATAAAAAACAACCTATTGGAACATCGCTTTGCATATGAACAGAAACAGAATCCAATAAAATTTCCTTAATTTCTTCTTTATATTCCTCTTTAGGTTTATCAACAGGATTAAATTGGGGTTTCCAGTATCTTTCAATTTTAACACCCTTTTTATTAATGATCATTAAATGACCAGGTAGAAGTTTTAAAATATTTTTGACCATTGTTTTTTCAAAGGGAACATATTGATAAGTTAAGTAATATGCTAAACTTTCCCCATCTAGCTCCCGAGAAGGAATAATGTCTAAGAGACTCTTTAATTCAGAAGAACAAGCAAATTTTTCTTCATCTACATAGTAATACAATGGTTTAATACCAAAGAAGTCCCTACCAACCAAAAACTCTTCTTTACTGCTATCATATAATATAAAGGCGAACATTCCCCTTAAGTGATGTACTAAATCTTTACCATATTCTTCATACAAGTGAATAATTGTCTCTGCATCCCCTTTTGTAGAAAAAACATGACCTTTTTTTATCAGTTTTTGTCTTAACTCTTTAAAGTTATAGATTTCTCCGTTACACAATAACTTTATTTTACCATTTTCGCTATATAAAGGTTGGTTAGCACCTTCAATATCGATAATTGACAAACGACGAAAACCTAAAGCAACCCCCTTATCTACATAAAAGCCATCACTATCTGGTCCACGATGAATCATTTTTTCTGCCATTTTCCTAATTAGATTATTTATATCGCCTGTTTGTTGATTAAAATAATATAATCCGTTTATGCCACACATTTTATTTCCCCCTTAAATTTAACTAGTCAATTTTATTCTTAAATTGTCCTTAAAATGAATTATTGCCCAAAATCTTTAAATAATAAGTTACCTAATAAACTTTTTTCATCACTTTAGTTTATTCATTAAATAAGAAAAAGCCACTATAACTTCATATATTCCCAATAAAAAGTTTAGGGAATAAGTCTAGCTGTCAGTGGGAATGATAAGAAGATATAGTGGGTAATATTAAAATATAAAGATCCCTATAACACCGAAACCAATTAACAACAGTACAGGGTGTTTTTTTGTAAAATGAAATATTAAAAATGCTCCTAAACAGATGGCCAAATTGTAAAATTGTAGAATTTCTACTCCAGTAGCCATTTTATAGGTTGCATATCCAATAAGGGCAATAACACCTGATACAATTCCCTTTAAAGCACCCTTTATTTGTGGTAGATGCTTAGTTTTATTGATAATATAGGCTAAAATAACCATAGCGATAAATGATGGTGTGACAACTCCTAAAGTAGCCACTATCGAACCTAAAACTCCAGCTGTTTTATAACCAATATAAGTTGCGGAGTTAATGGCAATAGGGCCTGGGGTCATTTCAGCCACTGCAATAATATCTAAAAACTCATTAGTTGTCAACCATCCTTGTATACCAATTATCTCCTTTTGAATTAAGGGAATCATGGCATATCCCCCACCGAAACTAATAATTCCAATTTTAAAAAAGGATAAGAAAATCTCTAATAACAGCACAGTTACTCACCCCTTACTTTTACAATATTTTTACTTAAAAATATTCCGCCGTAAAGGGCAGAGAATAAAATAATAAAAGCGGGATGAGTGGAAAAAAATATAAGGGATAAAGCTGAAAGGAAAAATAAAAACCAACTATGAATACCCTCTAACTTTTTAAACATATTAATTGTCACAGAAATTAATAATCCTACAACAGCTGGTCGTATACCAGCAAAAAATCCTTGCCCTACTGGATGGTAAACTACAAATTGTAAAAGGGTAGCAATGGCTAAGATAATTAAAAAAGAAGGTGTAACAACTCCTAAGGTTGCTGCAATACTCCCAGGTATTCCATGAATTTTATAACCTAAATAAATTGCAGTATTAATTGCAACGGCCCCTGGACCTGATTGACTAACACCTAAAACTTCTAAAAACTCTTTTTCATCCACCCAACCTCGGTGTTCAACTACCTCCCTTTGAATAACGGGGAGCATGGCATATCCTCCGCCAAAAGTAAAAGAACCTACTTTAAAAAAAGAAAAAAATAGTTGAAAAAGCAATTTTAGTCAACCCCTCACAAATTTAACCTTAAACTTTCTTATTCTATTTTATCTATTAATAAGTGAAACTTCAATTAAAAAAATATTAAATATAGTTAATAGTTAATTGCCTAACAAACCAATATTGTGGTATAATTAGGAATGTTGAAGGAGGATGAGACTGATGAAACATATTATAACAATTAACAAAGTTATAGAAAGAGTAGAAATTGGATGCGGAGAGTGTCAAACTTCTTGTCAATCAGCGTGTAAAACTAGCTGTACTGTAGGTAATCAAGTATGCGAAAAAGTAGCCAATTAGGCTGCTTTCTTTCTTTAAGATAAAATATAATATTAGGAGTTGAAAGGAATTGAAGCTACAAAATTATTATAAGTTTAGTAGAAAAGGTATTAACATTTTAATAGATATACCTTCTGGAGCTGTTCATGTAATAGATAAAATAACCGATGAAATCATAAATCAGTTAGAAAAAGGGGTAAAAGCCGAAGAATTAGTAAATGTTTTAAAAGATTATCCTCAACATGAAGTGAAGGGAGCTTTAAAGGAATTACAAGAATTAGTGGAGAAAAATTGTTTATTTACTGAGGATAAAGGAGTAGAAATAACTAAACCCAATGCTAATATAGTCAAAGCCCTATGCTTACATGTTGCCCACGATTGTAACATGAGGTGTAAATATTGTTTTGCTTCCAGTGGTCATTTTGGGGGACAAAGGACTTTGATGGATATAGAAATAGCCAAAAAAGCAGTGGACTTTATTTTGGAAAAATCTGGTCCTAGAAAAAATTGTGAGATTGACTTTTTCGGTGGAGAGCCATTGATGAATTTTCCCCTAATCAAAGAGGTGATTACTTATGCTAGGGAGAGGGAAAAGGAGTATAATAAACATATTAGATTTACATTAACTACCAATGGGTTGGCCCTCACTAAAGAAGTTCAGGATTTTGTTAATGAACATGGACTTAGTACTGTATTAAGTTTAGATGGTAGAAAAGAAGTCAATGACAATATGAGAAAAACTGTTCAAGGAGAAGGAACTTACGAACATATCATAGAGAAGTATAGAGAATTTATCCAAAGTAGAAATAATAGAAATTATTATGTTAGGGGAACATATACCGCTGAGAATCTTGATTTTGCCGAAGATGTTAAACACATTGTTGATCAAGGTTTTTCAGAAGTTTCCGTAGAGCCGGTGGTAGTTACTGAGGATAAAGGATATGCTTTGACCTTCCAACATTTAGATAAATTGAAGGAAGAATATTGGAAGTTGACAGATATCTATTTAGAGTACTATGAAAAGGGGAAACCTTTCAATTTTTTCCATTTTAATATTAACATTGATGGTGGACCTTGTGCCGCCAAAAGGGTAAGTGGCTGTGGAGCTGGAGTGGAATATTTAGCTATAGATCCCCAAGGGGATATTTATCCTTGTCATCAGTTTGTAGGTAATAAAGAGTTTATCATGGGGAATTTAAATACCATCTTTACCGGAGATAAGATTAAAGAAACCTTCCTTCAAAGTTCACTCTTTGAAAAAGAAGATTGCAAACAATGTTGGGCCCGTTATTACTGCGGTGGTGGTTGCCACGCCAATGCCTATTTATATAACAAAGATCTAAAGAAACCTTACAAACTAGGTTGTGAGTTACAAAAAATAAGAACAGAATGTAGTTTATATATTGAAGCAGTTAAAGCGATAAATAAAATCTTGAAATAATTGGATATCCGGAGTATAATATAAATTATGAAAATATAAAAATTTTTTTGTGAAAATTATATTCTCATGAGGGGGAGAAAAAAAGTGGGGAAAAATATAAAGACTAAAAAGAGTAGACATGAGAAGGTTAAAAAGGTTGTTAAAAATAAAAAAAGTAAGTTTAGTTTTACTGATTATATAGCTGTTTCTATTTTCGCAATAATTATAGCAGTTATAGTAGGAAGTATAGGTTATTACTATGCAATTTATCTTCCTCATAGTAGAAGTACTGTGAGTGAGAGGGCTAAGGAATTTACTGAACTATATTTTACTGTTGATTACTTAGATGAAGATTTTTCCTTTGAACCTTTGTATGAATATTTAACTGTGGAGAGAAGAAGGATATTACAACAAGACCAAAATAGAATATTAAATAATAGAAAAATACAGGAATTACAAATGGAAATTCACCAAATAGAGACGGAAACTTTAGAGATCTCTTGGGATAGTGCAAAAGTAAAGGTTATATTTCAATATACTGAAAGGAAAATTGATCAAGAACCTGAAACAAATTGGGGAATTGTCTATTATCATTTTAGAAAAGTAGGAGACCAGTGGTTGATAGAGAGATATTATCCAGGGGAAAAAGAAGAAATAGATAATATTAATGCCCAAAGGTAAACTTTTGGGCACTTTTTCTTATCTACAATTATATTGATGGGCTGTTTTTAAGTAGTTGGCAGCAGACTTTTTAATATTTTCCCTTTCTTCAGGGGTAGTTTCTCTTACCATTTTTCCAGGTACTCCAACTATTAAAGAATTTTTTTCGTAAACTTTACCCGGTGCCACTAGGGAACCGGCACCGACGATGGAACCTTCTTTGATGACAGCATAATCTAAGACTGTGGAGCCCATGCCTATCAAAGTATCACTCTCTATAGTACAGGCATGGAGTATAGCTTTGTGTCCTACTGTTACCCCTTCACCAACAATTAAAGGGCGGTCAGTATCGGCATGTAGAATACAACCATCTTGAATATTAGTATTTTTACCAATAATAATTTTATTAGAATCTCCTCTGATAACAACATAGGGCCAAATACTAACACCTTCTTCAATTTCTACATCCCCGATAATTACAGCGGTTTCGTGGATATATGTATTAGGGTGAATTTTAGGTTTAATGCCTTTGTATTCTTGAATCAAATTAATCTACCTCCTTACCATTATTTTACCTTTACCCTTTAGTTTAAGCAAGGTATTTGAGGGAAATTGTGAAAAATTAGTGTTAATT from Anaerobranca gottschalkii DSM 13577 harbors:
- a CDS encoding gamma carbonic anhydrase family protein: MIQEYKGIKPKIHPNTYIHETAVIIGDVEIEEGVSIWPYVVIRGDSNKIIIGKNTNIQDGCILHADTDRPLIVGEGVTVGHKAILHACTIESDTLIGMGSTVLDYAVIKEGSIVGAGSLVAPGKVYEKNSLIVGVPGKMVRETTPEERENIKKSAANYLKTAHQYNCR
- the scfB gene encoding thioether cross-link-forming SCIFF peptide maturase; this translates as MKLQNYYKFSRKGINILIDIPSGAVHVIDKITDEIINQLEKGVKAEELVNVLKDYPQHEVKGALKELQELVEKNCLFTEDKGVEITKPNANIVKALCLHVAHDCNMRCKYCFASSGHFGGQRTLMDIEIAKKAVDFILEKSGPRKNCEIDFFGGEPLMNFPLIKEVITYAREREKEYNKHIRFTLTTNGLALTKEVQDFVNEHGLSTVLSLDGRKEVNDNMRKTVQGEGTYEHIIEKYREFIQSRNNRNYYVRGTYTAENLDFAEDVKHIVDQGFSEVSVEPVVVTEDKGYALTFQHLDKLKEEYWKLTDIYLEYYEKGKPFNFFHFNINIDGGPCAAKRVSGCGAGVEYLAIDPQGDIYPCHQFVGNKEFIMGNLNTIFTGDKIKETFLQSSLFEKEDCKQCWARYYCGGGCHANAYLYNKDLKKPYKLGCELQKIRTECSLYIEAVKAINKILK